The following is a genomic window from Desulforhopalus sp..
AGGGCCTGCGGAGCGGTGATTACCTTATTCTCACCAAGGCTCTGGGTACTGGCATAATCAGCACCGCCACCAAGGGCGGTCTGGTTGCCCCGCATACCCAGCGTCGGGTAACCGACCTGATGGCGACTTTGAATAAATATGCCGCTGAGGTCATGGCCGGTTTTCCGGTATCCGCCTGTACCGATATCACCGGCTTCGGACTTCTTGGCCACCTCGCCGAGATGATCGCCGGCACGGGTCTCGGGATGAAGATTGACTGCCGGGCGGTACCGGTCATCCCCGAGGCGCTGGAATTTGCCGCCATGGGCATGGTCCCGGCCGCCGCCCATAAGAACCGACTGTTTCGCCAGAAGATGGTTGAATATGAAGAGGATTTCGATCCGGTTTTTCGTGACGTACTGTTTGACCCGCAGACATCGGGGGGCCTGCTCATCGGCTGTCCGGACAAGGAAGCCGGTTTTCTGATTGAGCGCCTGCATGATGCGGGTATTACCGATGCAGGGTGTATTGGTCATGTAACAAGTGGAAAAGAAGAGAAAATTTACTTGTCTCTTGGCAAGAGATGAACGACGGAGAAATCGTTAAGGAGTCGTAAACATGGCAAAACGTCTTGATGCCCGAAGACTCACCTGCCCGGCGCCGGTGCTGATGGTCAAGGACTTCGTGGAGAAAGAGCAGCCGGCCGAACTGCTGGTTCTCGTCGACAACGCCGCCTCGTGCGAGAATGTTGCGCGCTTCCTTGGGACTCACCAGTATCTGGTGACGGAGGAAGAAACAAACGGAGAGTTTCACCTGCTGGCACGGCATAGGGAAGGCGGTCGGTCGGTGATGGGATCTGAGGCGAAGCCTGCCCCAGTGGCCGAAGCCCGGACGAAGATTCTTGTCCTTGTCACCGCATCACAGCTCGGTCATGGCGATGAGGGCCTCGGTGGCAAGCTCATGGTCAACTACCTTAAAACCCTCAAGGAAATGGCAGGTGACCTGTGGCAGCTGATCTTTGTCAACAGCGGTGTACAGCTGACCATCGACACCTCGCCGGTTCTCACCGAACTGCAGGAATACGAGAGACTTGGCGTCATTATCCTCGCCTGTGGCACCTGCCTGGAGCACTTCCAGTTGACCGCGCGGAAAAAGGTCGGTGCAACTACCAATATGCTCGATATCGTTACAGCCATGCAGTTCGCCGACAAGGTGATCACTGTTGGTTGACAGTGTAAATTAATTTTAAAAACAGATAGTTATGTTTTGTGTGTCCGGCAATCGGCCCTCCGTTGTGGGAGGACCGGCGGAGGTTTAAATACCAATAAATATCAACTGGCCCAAAAAGGAAGGAATCATGATCGATGTGACCGAATTGGCAAATGAAAAACTGGTGGGATACTTAAATGACAATAATATCACCTCGGCCCTCAGGGTGATGATGATGCAAGGGGGCTGCTCCGGCCCCTCCCTAGGCCTGGCCCTTGACGAAGAAAAACCCTTGGACGAGCAGTTTAAATGCCATGATCTGACCTTTCTCATTGAAAAGACGCTGCTACAGCAATGCGGCAGCATCACCATCGACTATGTCGATGCCGGGAGCCGTTCCGGCTTCAGTATCAGTTCCGCAAACCCTCTTCCCCAAAGCGGTGGTGGCTGCAGCTCCGGATCCTGTGGTTCCGGGGGATGCGGCTGCTGACAGGGCCGGGGCGCCCGTTGCGCGTGATATTCCCGGCGGCCGGTATCCTGTCGCCAGTTGTGCGGCGGATTTGCGGTTGGTTTGGCAGGTGGAGGAATAAAGCGGCAGGGTGCGGCTCCCATGCCCTACCTGGTCCCGCATCGCTGGCCTCACTGCAGTGGAAGATTGGCGCGCACTGCAGCCAGTGCGGCATCTGTTCCAAGGCATGCTCGCTGCTGAGGGAATACGGCACACCAAAGAGCATTGTTGACGGATATGACCTTGCCTCGCCCGCCGCCCAAGGCCTTGCCTATCAGTGCAGCCTGTGTGGGCTGTGTACCGCCGTCTGTCCGGAAAAACTCGATCCCTGCCGCCTGTTCCTCGAAATCCGCAGAAGGTGTGTCGAGGACGGCAATTTCCGGGCATTTCCCTACCGCACTATTCTCGGCTACGAATTTCTCGGCAACTCTTCTCTGTTTTCCTGGTATGGCCTGGCGGATGGCTGCGACACCGTGTTTTTCCCGGGGTGCACCCTGCCGGGCAGCCGTCCGGCGGCAACTAAATGGCTGTTTCATCAGCTTCGCCGGGGTATCCCCGGCATCGGCATTGTGTTTGCCTGCTGCGCCAGCCCCTCCCACGATCTCGGTCGCACCGCCAGTTTTCACCGGGCCTTTGACAGAATTCACGAGCGGCTGCTGTGGTCGGGGGTACGAGCCGTTGTAACTGCCTGTCCTAACTGCACAAAAATCTTCCGGCAGTACGGCCAGGGTCTTACCGTGCACACGGTGTATGAGTACCTTGCCGGGAAGACCGCGACCTCCCGCCCGGTGGCAGCGGCTGCGATCACCATCCACGATCCCTGCGCCCTGCGCGATGACCTGGCGTCGCAGCAGGGGGTGCGGCGTATTCTCACTGATCTGGGCTACTCGGTCGAGGAAAGGGAGCATAGTGGCGAAAGGACATTGTGCTGCGGCGAGGGCGGCAGCGTTGCCGCCGTCAGTCCGCGGCGGGCCAGGGAGTGGGCAGACCTTTGCTGTGACGAGGCCTCGGGCAAGCGGATTGTCACCTATTGCGCCGGCTGCGCAGGTCGCCTAGGGCGCGATAGGTCGGTTACGCATCTCGCCGATCTATTGGCTTTCCCGGATGCTGCCGGTAAGGGCGTGGCAAAGGTCGCCCGGGCTCCTTCCACCTACTGGAACCGGCTGGTTCTCATCCGCCGTCTGCAAGGCCGGTTGCTCGCTCACCTCGTCAGACCTCAAGGCAACACGAGATGCCCACAGGAGAGAGGGCTGGGGAAATATCGATAGGCATCGTATCAAGGTTGCATGTGGCGGCTAAAATTGGTTGCCTGTTTTAGCCTTTTCCGGGTAACTGGTAAGTGCTGCAGGGGAGTCGAGGTTATTCCCGGGTCTTGGTGAAAGTACACCAGCAGACGATCTCGGCGAGGCGGAACCGGCGAATACATCACCGCAGATATCATTGGGGGGTTTTTTGCATGCATATCAGCAATCTCTTTACCGATGTGGCACCACCTGCCGAGGGAGAGCGTTTCGAGACCCTTCTCCGCCACAGAAATCTCGTTGTCGAACGTATCGTCAGCTCGGCAGCAGTCAGCCCGCAGGAATACATTCAAGGGCAGGATGAGTGGGTTCTTCTGGTACAGGGGGAGGCGGAGCTGGACGTTGCCGGTGAAGAGCTGGCGCTGCAAGCGGGCGATTACCTCTTCCTGCCGGCCGGTGTACCACATACCGTCAGACGGACCTCGGAGGGGGCGATATGGCTGGCGGTTCACCTCCATCCTGGACAGGCGGGACCGGACAGTACCGGTTCGATATAAGGTGGAAGAGAGCGGATTTGCTGCAAAATACCAGTCAGGCCTTGGCCTATTCGGCAAAACTCGGCAGCAGCCATGTGCCGACCAGGGTGTTGAAAACCCCGGCCTCGACCAGCGCCTGGACCTTCTGGATATCCGGTGCAAAATAACGGTCGTGGTCGTAGAAGGAAACAATGCTTCGCACCTGGGCCCTCGCCTCTTCAAGCAGTGGCGACGATTTTAGCGGGGCGCGGAAATCCAGGCCCTGGCAGGCGGCGAGCAGTTCAATGGCGACTATTCCGGCAGTGTTTTCGGCCATTTCGCCAAGGCGTCTGGCGGCAAAGGTGGCCATGGAGACGTGGTCTTCCTGATTGGCCGAGGTCGGCAGGCTGTCCACCGAGGCCGGGTGGGCCAGGGATTTGTTTTCACTGGCAAGGGCTGCGGCGGTGACCTGGGCAATCATGAAGCCGGAGTTGAGGCCGCCTTTTTCAACAAGAAAGGGCGGCAGTTTTGACATGTTGGCGTCGATCAGCAGAGCCACTCGCCTTTCCGCCAGGGCGCCGATCTCGGCAATAGCCAGAGCCAGATTGTCGGCGGCCATGGCTACCGGCTCGCCATGGAAATTGCCGCCCGATAGGATGTCGTTTTCTCTGGTGAAGACCAGGGGGTTGTCGGAGACCGCATTGGCCTCGGTGGCGATGACCGCGGCGGCATTGCGGATCTGGGTAAGGCAGGCGCCCATGACCTGGGGCTGACAGCGCAGGGAGTAGGGGTCCTGGACCGCCTCGCAGTTTTTATGGGAGATCTCGATCTCGCTATGCGCCAGGAGCCGGCGATAGATCGCCGCCACATCGATCTGCGCCTTATGGCCGCGAACGGTGTGGATAAGGGGGTCAAAGGGGTTGCGGCTGGCAAGCGCCGCCTCAACTGACAGGCTGCCGGAAACTACCGCCGCGGCGAACAGATCCTCGGCGGCAAAGAGCCCTTCCAGGGCAAAGGCGGTGGAGGCCTGGGTGCCATTCAACAGGGCCAGACCCTCCTTTGGGCCGAGGGTAACCGGGCTGAGTCCGGCGCATTCCAGGCCCTCCCTGCCGCTGATCCGCTGTCCCCGATGGAAGGCCTCGCCTTCGCCAAGGAGGACGGTACTCATATGGGCCAGCGGTGCCAGGTCGCCGGACGCCCCAACCGAGCCCTTGCGGGGCACGCACGGATAGACACCGGCGTTCACCAGGCGGATAAGGGCCTCGATAACCTCCAGACGAATGCCTGAAAAGCCTCTGGCGAGGCTGTTGATTTTCAGAACCATCATCAGCCGGACCGTTGATTCATCCATAAAGGCCCCGACTCCAGCCGCATGGGAGAGGACGATGGAGCGCTGCAGATGTTCAAGTTCGTTGTCGGGAATGAGGGTTTTGGCCAGGAGGCCGAAGCCGGTGTTGATACCGTAGATAACCCGCCCCTGGTCGATGAGGGTCCTGACCGTCTGCACCGAGGCCTGGATCTTTCCTTTGCAGCTTTCGGCGAGACTGATTGCCACCGGCTGCTTGGCGATACGGCGCAACTGTGCCAGGGTGAGGTGGCCGGGGGTGAGGAGGAGTTGCCAGGTCATGATATCTCGCCTTGGTTTTTTAAAAAATCCATCGCCGGAGGGCTGCCGCCCGCTCCGGTTTTTCCCTCTCAATTGTATCTGCAAAGAGGGGGTACCTGCAACGTAAATCCTTGATTGTAAATTACTTGTATATACAATTTGGCGATGATAGAATAACCGGACACGGGAGTTGAACGGTTTCTGCAAGTGACGGGATGGGAGGCGGAGATGGAGGGGAGCAATTGCCGGATAGCCGGGGCGATGCGGGTGCGCCTGGATCAAGACCTTCCGGAACCGGAGGAGTTTGACGAGGCAATCCGCCGGGCCCCGGATCGCGGCTTTCGCCTGACCAGACAACAGACCGAGATAGCCCTGAAAAACGCCCTGCGCTACCTCCCGGAGCAGCACCATCCAGTCCTTATCCCGGAATTTCTAGCAGAACTTCAAAGTCGCGGGCGGATCTACGGTTATCGTTTTCGACCGCATGGCCCTCTCAAGGCACGGCCGATCGACGACTATACCGGCAACTGCCTGGCCGGCAAGGCCTTCCAGCTGATGATCGACAACAATCTCGATTTCGAGGTGGCCCTCTACCCCTATGAGCTGGTGACCTACGGCGAGACCGGCAGCGTTTGCCAGAACTGGATGCAGTTCCGTCTCATTAAAAAATACCTGCAGGTCCTCACCGAAGAGCAGACCCTGGTGGTGCAGTCCGGCCATCCCCTCGGACTCTTTCAGTCAAGCCCGGACCAGCCGCGGGTCATCATCACCAACGGCCTGATGGTCGGCCTGTACGACAACCCGGATGACTGGGAGATCGCCGCCCAGATGGGGGTATCCTCCTACGGCCAGATGACCGCCGGCGGCTGGATGTACATCGGCCCGCAGGGCATCGTCCACGGTACCTACAACACCTTGCTGGGCGCTGGGCGGAAGATGTGCGGGGTGGCCGGAGACGGCAATCTCGCCGGCCTGCTCTTTGTCTCCTCCGGCCTGGGCGGGATGAGCGGCGCCCAGCCGAAGGCTGCCAAGATTGCCGGTGCCGTGTCGATTACCGCCGAGGTCGATATGTCGCGGATCGACAGCCGCTATCGCCAGGGCTGGGTCGACAGGGTTTCCAGCGATCTCGGCGAGGTGCTGCAACTGGCCGAGAAGGCGGTCGCCGAAAGGGCCAACACCTCCATCGCCTATCATGGTAATGTGGTTGATCTCCTGACCTTTCTCGGCGACCGGCAAATTCCGGTCAATCTCGTTTCCGACCAGACATCCTGCCATGTGGTGTACGACGGCGGCTACTGCCCGCAAGGCCTGACCTTTGCCGAACGAACCGCCATGCTGGCAACCGATCGGGGGAAGTTCCGCCAGCTCGTCGACCAAAGCCTTCGCTGCCACTTTCAGGCGATTAAAAAACTGGTCGGCCAGGGGGCGTACTTTTTCGATTACGGCAATGCCTTTCTCAAAGCGGTGTTTGACGCCGGGGTTAAAGAAATTGCCAGAAACGGCGTCGATGCCAAGGATGGGTTTATCTTTCCCTCGTATTTCGAGGATATTATGGGACCTCTCTTTGACTACGGCTACGGGCCGTTCCGCTGGATTTGCCTGAGCGGTAAGCCGGATGACCTCGCCAAAACCGACCGGGCGGCCATGGCCTGCATCGATCCGGAGCGTCGGCCGGAGGATCGTGACAACTACCTGTGGATCAGGGATGCCGAGGCCAACCACCTGGTGGTCGGCAGCCAGGCGCGGATTCTCTACTCCGACGCCTACGGCCGCAAGGCCATTGCCTTACAATTCAACGAGATGGTGCGCCGCGGCGCGGTCGGACCGATCATGCTCGGCCGCGATCACCATGACCCGGGCGGCACCGATTCACCCTTCCGGGAAACCGCCAATATTAAAGACGGCAGCAATGTCTGCGCCGACATGGCCACCCACTGTTTTGCCGGCAACGCCGCCCGGGGGATGACCATGGTCGCCCTGCATAACGGCGGCGGCACCGGCATCGGCAAGGCGATCAACGGTGGTTTCGGTATGGTGCTCGACGGCAGCAGCCGCGTCGACGACATCCTCCGCACCGCCATGTCCTGGGATGTCATGGGCGGTGTTGCCCGGCGCAGCTGGGCGCGCAATCCCAATGCCATGGAGGTGGCGATGGCCTACAACCGGGATAACGGCAATGGCGACCAGATCACCATCCCCTTTCTGGCGGAAGACGGCCGGGTAACACAGGCGGTGGCGGCACTATTTGCCGAGTTTCAGGGTAAGGGATGCGGAGGAGATCGATGACCGTCCAGCAGCTGTTTCGTAACGCCAGGATATACACGCCGGTGGACCAGGGGCGGCCGCGGGGCGGCAAAGCCCAGGGCGAACTGGCATATTACCGGCACGGGGCGATGCTGGTCGAGGGTGGCAGGATCGTCGCTGTCGGCCATGAAGCCGAGCTTGCCTCTCAGTTGCCGGGTGGCGAGGAGAGAGACGAGGTCGACTGCGGCGGCAGGTGTCTGATTCCCGGTTTTGTCGATCCGCATACCCATATGTGCTTTGTTGGTCTGCGCGAGGCGGAATTCATCCAGCGCCTGGACGGCACCCATTATCTGGAGATTCTCCGGCAGGGCGGCGGAATTCTTGCGACCGTCCGGGCGGTGGCCGCGGCAACGGAGGAAGAGCTGTATGCCGCGACCCTCCGGCGTGTCGAGATCGCCCTCAGCCTCGGTACGACGACCCTGGAGATTAAGAGTGGCTATGGACTCGATACGGAAAACGAGTTGAAGATGCTCCGGGTAATACACCGGGTGGCGGGGACTTGTCCGGTCGATGTGGTCGCCACCTTTCTTGGTGCCCATGCCGTTGCCGAGAGGTACCGGGATGATCCCGGTGCCTTTGTCGATCTGCTGATACAGGAGATGCTGCCGGCGGTAAAGGCACAGGGTATCGCCAGGTTTTGCGATGTGTTCTGCGAGCAGGGGGTCTTCTCGCTGGCCGACAGTCGCCGCATTTTGCAAGCGGCAAAAGACGCCGGTCTTCTGGTCAAACTCCATGCCGATGAGGTGCACGACCTCGGTGGGGCCGGGCTTGCCGCCGAACTTGGCGCCTTGTCTGCCGATCACCTTCTGGCCGCCGGCGAAAAAAACCTCGTGGCGATGGCCGCTGCCGGGGTGGTGGCCGTTCTCCTGCCGGCAACCGCCTACAGCCTCCGGAAACCCTATGCCCGGGCGCGGCTGATGATTGACAGGCGACTACCCGTGGCCCTGGCCACCGACTGTAATCCGGGCTCAAGCCTCACCGAATCGATGCCCTTTGTCATTGGCCTGGCAGTTCTCAATATGGGACTCAGTCCAGCCGAGGCGCTGACCGCCGCCACCTTAAACGCCGCCTACGGCATCGGCATGGCGGGGCAGGTCGGTAGCCTCGACCCAGGGAAACAGGCCGATTTTCTTCTCCTCGATGGCGAGACCCCGGCCATTCTCGCCTACCACGCAGGAGTTGCACCGATAGCAGCGGTATATAAAAACGGCAGGCAGGTCTTTGCTGCCGGAGCTTGTTGAAAAAATAGAGGATTAGCGGAGTGAGACATGCGGAAAATAGTTGAATGCGTACCGAATTTCTCGGAGGGAAAAAACGACGAGACCATTGCCGCCATCGGCAAGGCCATCGCCGACACCAAGGGCTGTACCCTCCTCGATGTCGATGCCGGACAGTCAACCAACCGCACCGTGTATACCTTCGTCGGCGATCCGCAAAGTGTTGTCCTCGGGGCGCTTGCCGCCGCCCGGGTCGCCGCCGGGCGAATCGATATGCGCAACCACCAGGGGGAACATCCGCGTTTCGGGGCCCTTGATGTCTGTCCCTTTGTGCCGGTGGCCGGGGTGA
Proteins encoded in this region:
- the selD gene encoding selenide, water dikinase SelD; this encodes MNARDFKTIKLTSRVKGSGUAAKISPGDLESILCGLAIPTDENVLIGLATADDAGVYRISDELALIQTVDFFTPIVDDPYDFGRIAAANALSDVYAMGGVPKTALNIVAFPVGTLDGAILRAVLAGGLDKLREAGTVLLGGHSIVDEEMKYGLAITGFVHPGRILANQGLRSGDYLILTKALGTGIISTATKGGLVAPHTQRRVTDLMATLNKYAAEVMAGFPVSACTDITGFGLLGHLAEMIAGTGLGMKIDCRAVPVIPEALEFAAMGMVPAAAHKNRLFRQKMVEYEEDFDPVFRDVLFDPQTSGGLLIGCPDKEAGFLIERLHDAGITDAGCIGHVTSGKEEKIYLSLGKR
- the yedF gene encoding sulfurtransferase-like selenium metabolism protein YedF, translating into MAKRLDARRLTCPAPVLMVKDFVEKEQPAELLVLVDNAASCENVARFLGTHQYLVTEEETNGEFHLLARHREGGRSVMGSEAKPAPVAEARTKILVLVTASQLGHGDEGLGGKLMVNYLKTLKEMAGDLWQLIFVNSGVQLTIDTSPVLTELQEYERLGVIILACGTCLEHFQLTARKKVGATTNMLDIVTAMQFADKVITVG
- a CDS encoding IscA/HesB family protein codes for the protein MIDVTELANEKLVGYLNDNNITSALRVMMMQGGCSGPSLGLALDEEKPLDEQFKCHDLTFLIEKTLLQQCGSITIDYVDAGSRSGFSISSANPLPQSGGGCSSGSCGSGGCGC
- a CDS encoding (Fe-S)-binding protein, with the translated sequence MIFPAAGILSPVVRRICGWFGRWRNKAAGCGSHALPGPASLASLQWKIGAHCSQCGICSKACSLLREYGTPKSIVDGYDLASPAAQGLAYQCSLCGLCTAVCPEKLDPCRLFLEIRRRCVEDGNFRAFPYRTILGYEFLGNSSLFSWYGLADGCDTVFFPGCTLPGSRPAATKWLFHQLRRGIPGIGIVFACCASPSHDLGRTASFHRAFDRIHERLLWSGVRAVVTACPNCTKIFRQYGQGLTVHTVYEYLAGKTATSRPVAAAAITIHDPCALRDDLASQQGVRRILTDLGYSVEEREHSGERTLCCGEGGSVAAVSPRRAREWADLCCDEASGKRIVTYCAGCAGRLGRDRSVTHLADLLAFPDAAGKGVAKVARAPSTYWNRLVLIRRLQGRLLAHLVRPQGNTRCPQERGLGKYR
- a CDS encoding cupin domain-containing protein produces the protein MHISNLFTDVAPPAEGERFETLLRHRNLVVERIVSSAAVSPQEYIQGQDEWVLLVQGEAELDVAGEELALQAGDYLFLPAGVPHTVRRTSEGAIWLAVHLHPGQAGPDSTGSI
- the hutH gene encoding histidine ammonia-lyase gives rise to the protein MTWQLLLTPGHLTLAQLRRIAKQPVAISLAESCKGKIQASVQTVRTLIDQGRVIYGINTGFGLLAKTLIPDNELEHLQRSIVLSHAAGVGAFMDESTVRLMMVLKINSLARGFSGIRLEVIEALIRLVNAGVYPCVPRKGSVGASGDLAPLAHMSTVLLGEGEAFHRGQRISGREGLECAGLSPVTLGPKEGLALLNGTQASTAFALEGLFAAEDLFAAAVVSGSLSVEAALASRNPFDPLIHTVRGHKAQIDVAAIYRRLLAHSEIEISHKNCEAVQDPYSLRCQPQVMGACLTQIRNAAAVIATEANAVSDNPLVFTRENDILSGGNFHGEPVAMAADNLALAIAEIGALAERRVALLIDANMSKLPPFLVEKGGLNSGFMIAQVTAAALASENKSLAHPASVDSLPTSANQEDHVSMATFAARRLGEMAENTAGIVAIELLAACQGLDFRAPLKSSPLLEEARAQVRSIVSFYDHDRYFAPDIQKVQALVEAGVFNTLVGTWLLPSFAE
- a CDS encoding urocanate hydratase, which encodes MEGSNCRIAGAMRVRLDQDLPEPEEFDEAIRRAPDRGFRLTRQQTEIALKNALRYLPEQHHPVLIPEFLAELQSRGRIYGYRFRPHGPLKARPIDDYTGNCLAGKAFQLMIDNNLDFEVALYPYELVTYGETGSVCQNWMQFRLIKKYLQVLTEEQTLVVQSGHPLGLFQSSPDQPRVIITNGLMVGLYDNPDDWEIAAQMGVSSYGQMTAGGWMYIGPQGIVHGTYNTLLGAGRKMCGVAGDGNLAGLLFVSSGLGGMSGAQPKAAKIAGAVSITAEVDMSRIDSRYRQGWVDRVSSDLGEVLQLAEKAVAERANTSIAYHGNVVDLLTFLGDRQIPVNLVSDQTSCHVVYDGGYCPQGLTFAERTAMLATDRGKFRQLVDQSLRCHFQAIKKLVGQGAYFFDYGNAFLKAVFDAGVKEIARNGVDAKDGFIFPSYFEDIMGPLFDYGYGPFRWICLSGKPDDLAKTDRAAMACIDPERRPEDRDNYLWIRDAEANHLVVGSQARILYSDAYGRKAIALQFNEMVRRGAVGPIMLGRDHHDPGGTDSPFRETANIKDGSNVCADMATHCFAGNAARGMTMVALHNGGGTGIGKAINGGFGMVLDGSSRVDDILRTAMSWDVMGGVARRSWARNPNAMEVAMAYNRDNGNGDQITIPFLAEDGRVTQAVAALFAEFQGKGCGGDR
- the hutI gene encoding imidazolonepropionase, whose translation is MTVQQLFRNARIYTPVDQGRPRGGKAQGELAYYRHGAMLVEGGRIVAVGHEAELASQLPGGEERDEVDCGGRCLIPGFVDPHTHMCFVGLREAEFIQRLDGTHYLEILRQGGGILATVRAVAAATEEELYAATLRRVEIALSLGTTTLEIKSGYGLDTENELKMLRVIHRVAGTCPVDVVATFLGAHAVAERYRDDPGAFVDLLIQEMLPAVKAQGIARFCDVFCEQGVFSLADSRRILQAAKDAGLLVKLHADEVHDLGGAGLAAELGALSADHLLAAGEKNLVAMAAAGVVAVLLPATAYSLRKPYARARLMIDRRLPVALATDCNPGSSLTESMPFVIGLAVLNMGLSPAEALTAATLNAAYGIGMAGQVGSLDPGKQADFLLLDGETPAILAYHAGVAPIAAVYKNGRQVFAAGAC